The Scylla paramamosain isolate STU-SP2022 unplaced genomic scaffold, ASM3559412v1 Contig48, whole genome shotgun sequence genome contains the following window.
CCTTCTGAGGCTGCTGAGGACCCTATGTCAGTAAGTTTAACTGATTTTGGAATAATTGAGACTAGAGCAAACCAGGACTTAAACCCAGATAGGAATTCATATGGGAAAAAAGTTGTTGGATGTTTGTAAGAATCACCAAGTTTATATACTAAATGGAAGGTTAGGGGAGGACTGCAGCATTGGCAAACCTACtaccacacacaatacaactATTGACTATTTTTTAGGATCACCTGTGATCATGAAGTATGTTGTAGTTTTTAAAGTATTAGATTATGAACCTTTGTGGTCTGATGTAAACTGTGGACTACATGCAAGAATCAAATGTAAGATGCAAAGTACGGTGCCTGTTGTAAACCAAGAGGCACGGGAATCAAGACAATCAAGTGTAAGGCCAAGTAAatggaatgttgaaaaacagTTTTTATATGTGAGTAATATTGGTGAAACTAAGATAAATGAACTGATTGCAAAAGTGGATGAATTACTCATGGATGATATTAATTTAGATTTAAAACAAATACTGATTGAGCCGGCACTTGCAACTTTCCCACTGTATAAGAAAAAATCATTCATTAAAAAGTCCAATAATGCCACCTCAGTGGGATATGATAAAGAGTGCTGGCCATCTAGAAAGGAATACCATAAAGCTAGACAGAGGTATCATTTGCATAGAAGTAGTGTAAATTTTAACAACATGAtcgagaaaagcaggaaaaataaagcaaatctaaagagtgaagaataaggagagggataacttaataaagaaacttagaaaatataagagTGATGACCCTAAAGCATattggaaaattttaaatagtCAGAAAAGAACCTATCAGATCCCCATAACACTAAATGAATTCTATGAACATTTTAAGGAGCTAGCGGGTGATGAAAATTCTGACAATAGTGATGTGAATATTACAAATGATGAAGACCGTGCAGATGCTGAAATTTTATCAGTACTTAATGATCCTATAAGTGAAGAAGAGGTAgttagaaatattaagaagttaaaaaacagcAAATCCCCAGCACCTGATATGATattaaatgaatatattaaaagtactAAGCATCTTTTGTGTCCCCTCTATGTTAAAATGTTTAATAAAATACTTGATACTGGTGTCATGCCAGCTGAATGGTTGGTGGGTACAATAGTGCCACTCTATAAAAACAAGGGATTTTAGTAATTACAGGGGCATCACCTTACTTAGCTGCATGGGGAAGCTGTTCACCTCCATACTTAATGAAAACTTAATGATTATTCAAACACCTTATCTATCATTAATGAAACACAAGTGGGCTTCAGTCATGGATATTCCACTCtggatcatatatttttgttgaaatgtgtcattgatttatttaactggaagaagagaaagctattttgtttatttgttgattacaagaaagcctttgatatggtatggcgtgaaggtttatggtgtaaacttgtgaaggaaaaggtgcaAGGAAAAATTCTAGATGTAATCAAAAATATGTACAACAATATCAGATCATGTGTCATGCTTAACCAGGAGATTTGTTTGCAATGTAGGGGTAAGACAGGGGAAAAATTTATCACCgttgctttttgctttttatgtgaatgatattgaaagtaaattaattgaatataattgcagttatgtaaattctggtgatgatttcttaaacatgtatcttaaactatttgttattatgtatgcagatgatacagttattttgtgtgacagtgaggatggaatgaagcaggcactgattgctctgaatttatattgtaatgaatggaaattgaagctaaattgtaacaaaacaaaagtagtaGTGCTTAGTAGGGGAAGACAAAATTTATCTAACTATGAATTTGAATTTGGTGGTGAAAACATTGAAGTAGTGACAGAGTATAAGTATCTTGGAGTGTTATTAAATGATAATGGAAGGTTTTGCAGAGGTGAGCTGGAGCTAAAAGACACACCCACAAGAGCAATGTACTCATTAATaagtaagtgtaggaagtttgaCTTGCCAGTGGATATACAACTCAAATTATTTACCACCACGGTGTTACCTATATTGACTTATGCATCTGAAATTTGTGGTTACCATATTGCTAGGGAGTTAgagtatatgtacatgaaatttctaaaacaggttttgggtgttcataagaatacttgtaatgacatggtgtatggtgaactgggatatttatatgaagaaaaaaattataggttattggtctaggttaatttcaggtaaaaatactaaattGTGTTATGTAATGTACCAATGTCTATTGCAGCTGGATAGCTTAGGGCTTTATACTTCTCCATGGTTAGcttgtataaagaatatttgtaatgactgtggaatgtctggtatgtggtgttgcaagatgttcctaattcaagatgggtgaagaaagctgtggaacagagattgaaagatcagtggcttgtaacttggcatcataatttagaaacaaaatcattaagtagcaattatagggtgtttaagacagattttggcagagaacagtatttagaaaagttaacaaagggtgacagattattagttgactaaatttagaacttgtaataatagacttcctgtaaatgttggtaggtatcaaggcgtcagtagagaagatagggtatgtAACAAGTGTAATGTTGAGGTAGTAGGAGatgaatttcatgttctttttgaatgtacggatgtggaaattgttaggttaggtaatatgtatatagcaaattattacataaatagGCCAACACAATTAAAATATGCtttgttcatgcaaagtacaagttcaagtgtgatgaagaaattatctttctttttaaggaTGGTGCTACACATGTTTAGATAAATAGTATGCAAAACACCTCAAtagtttttctaatttcttaattagtaacagtatgtatcattatatatgcatacacatttttttttttattcattttttgccattgcttacagtgtatttcatttgtatgtatttttttcttatgtaatattatgcacATTCTGTATATAATTCTGTTATAatgtttgtattcttttcctggagagctgtgctccatacttttatataaagtctgagcttactcaataaattcaattcacacacacacacacacacagagcctcaccaatctcaacaatgaaagacagggcaacacacacacacacacacacacacacacacacacacacacacacacacacacacacagagcctcaccaatctcaacaatgaaagacagggcaacacacacacacacacacacacacacacacacacacacacacacacacatcctcacctctcctccagcTTGAGTTTAAATACCAGCACCATCACAAAGTGTACacccaacaccacaaacaccttcCACGTGTGTGCCAGAGTGAACACTGTACAGGCGATGGCGTGGGACACCACCTGCGGACacagattgttgttgttgttattattattattattattattattattattattattattattattattactattattattttaacctCATAATtgtacctaaacacacacacacacacacacacacacacacacacacacacacacacacacacacacacacacataaaaaataaatgaataaataaattaattaaataattaaaaattaaaCCCCCAAATTTACTTACAagaaaaaacagtcaaaactcacaaatacaccaaaaaacacccttaaacatccCAAAAGCACCCAAAATTCACTCAagaacatcccaaaacaccccaaaataacctataacaccttaaaacacccaaaaacaccctgaaacacccaaaaaaacccaaaaacacacaaaaaaaatcttcagagctcacaaatacacttaaaaacacaaaacaaacaattaaaataacCCCCATAGGACCTTACCTGGAAGAATATTGTGAACAGGAGGGGCAGTGTGTCTAAAATAGTCAGCCCTCTGAGTTTTGAGAACCTGTGGTAGGACGTGAAGGACCAGGTGAGGGACACGAGGGAGATGAGGACAGAGAACACCTGTTTTGAGAGCTGGGTGTTGTGGCCCAGTGGTGACAAAGATAGGATGCTGCCCAGTGTCACATCATAAGCCTGttgtgggaaaggaggaggaggaggaggaggaggaggaggaggaggaggaggaggaggaggaggaggaggaggaggaggaggaggaggaggaggaggaggaggaggggtggtaaTGATGGAGTGGTTGTCtcgggtgtttttgtgtgttttgggatgtttaagggtgtttttgggtgtttatgtgtgtttcttgGGTACTTTAGGgtgttttgaggtatttttgcatgtttttgaggtgttttagggatgcttaagggtgttttggggtgtttttgtgtgttttttggggtacttttgtgtatttttaggatgtttttgagtgttttcggggtgtttttatgtgtttatgggtacttttgtgtgttttggctaggttaagttagggtaggggtatttgaaatgaaaaatagtggtgattggggtgtttttgtgttctgtttttttttgtgtgtttttatgtttttttttttttggtgtttttgggtgtttgggtggtgtaagagtggtggtggtaatgatgttgTAGAAAGTGATGGAggggtgacattttttttttcttttatgtaagaaggcactggccaagggcaacaaaagtcaataaaaaaaatgcccactgaaatgccagtcctgtaaaagggtcaaggcagtggtcaaaaattggtggataagtgtcttgaaacctccctcttgaaggaattcaagtcacaggaaggtggaaatacagaagcaggcagggagttccagagtttaccagagaaagggatgaatgattgagaatactggttaactcttgcattagagaggtggacagaacaggggtgagagaaagaagaaagtcttgtgcagcgaggccgcggaaggaggggaggcatgcagttagcaagatcagaagagcagttagcatgaaaatagcggtagaagacagctagatatgcaacattgtggcggtgagagagaggctgaagacagtcagttagaggagaggagttgatgagacgaaaagcttttgattccaccctgtctagaagagcagtatgagtggaacccccccagacatgtgaagcatactccatacatggacggataaggcccttgtacagagttagcagcgggggggtgagaaaaactggcggagacgtctcagaacacctaacttcatagaagctattttagctagagatgagatgtgaagtttccagttcagattataagtaaaggacagaccgaggatgttcactgtagaagagggggacagttgagtgtcattgaagaagaggggatagttgtctggaaggttgtgtcgagttgatagatggaggaattgagttttgaggcattgaacaataccaagtttgctctgccccaatcagaaattttagaaagatcagaagtcaggcgttctgtggcttccctgcgtgctatgtttacctcctgaagggttggacgtctatgaaaagacgtggaaaagtgcagggtggtatcatcagcgtaggagtggataggacaagaagtttggtttagaagatcattaatgaataataagaagagagttggtgacaggacagaaccctgaggaacaccactgttaatagatttaggagaagaacagtgaccgtctaccacagcagcaatagaacggtcagaaaggaaacttgagatgaagttacagagagaaggatagaaaccgtaggagggtagtttggaaatcaaagctttgtgccagactctatcaaaagcttttgatatgttcaaggcaacagcaaaagtttcaccaaaatctctaaaagattttgatagaagatagaaatggtgtttttttttttatgttttgtgtgtgttgtgtggtttaCCAGGGGTTATTATTGTGGTAGCACACGGCTTAAACAGTAAAACttacttaaacacttaaaacttaactaaaacaccaaaaaaaacacatttaaatgtacttaaacaaaccaaaacacacaaaaacacacaaaaaacacctttaCACACCCAAACATCCCCCAAACCctcccccacaaacacacaaacctgGTCCAGCTCAGTGTAATGCGTCCCAACGATATACAGCTGCAGAATTAACTGAAAGGCCGACTCAAGTATGGCCTCCATGACGTTGGTGATCGTGACCCTCATCACCAATGTGCTTAAGGTCATAATATTTTCTGATCTCCATGTCCCTCATATGGTGCTGGCAGGTCTTGGTAGGCCTGTGTGGGGGGGAAGCTGTTGTACGATTTCAAGTTCACCTGTAAGAGTGTCTGCGTTAGTTCTGGGTGGGTTTGAGATGTAGGGGACCTGGTGTTgctttggggtgttttggatgttttgggttgttttttggtgttttctgggtgtttttgggtgttttttggtatgGTTTTTGgttatttaagggtgttttttggagtgtttcggctaggttacattaagttaggggtagctgaaatagaaaatggatgtttttggatgttttcttggtgtttttggtgtgtttctggatttttttgttttgttttgggtgttttgactaggttaggttatgggtggttgaaatagaaaatgtgtgttttagtagaaaatgtgtgttttagaagtgtttttgggggtgtttttggggtgtttttgggtgtttaagggtttTTATGGAGTGTTTGGGCTAGGTTATATTTGGTTAGGGTTGGTtgaaatagaaaatgggtggtttggggtgtttttggggtgtttgaagGGGATTGAGTGTTTATAGGGTAAAGGAAaatggatgtgtgtgtttggctgtgtttggaggtgaataataatgtttttttgtgttttagagagagagagagagagagagagagagagagagagagagagagagagagagagagagagagagtggtgtgtgtgtgtgtgtgtgtgtgtgtgtgtgtgtgtgtgtgtgtgtgtgtgtgtgtgtgtgtgtgtgtgtgtgtgtgtgtcaacatcaTACACCGAAtatttaaaaatacacacacatacacacatacacacacagaaatgaaATATATACATCAAAAgtgtaataatattaacaataataataataataataataatagtaataataataataataataataataataataataataataacaataatagtataaCAAGCTACTAGTAATGTATTGAGGATTTacttaatagtaatagtagtagtaatagttctatataataatactaataaacagagagagagagagagagagagagagagagagagagagagagagagagagagagagagagagagagagagagagagagagagagaatcaagcaaGGATGaacaagcaaaaacaaacaaacaaacaaacaaacaaacaaacaaacaaacaacaacaacaacaacaacaacaacctaaccaaaccccaacccaacctgaccttacctgacctgacctgaccccagTGCCTTGTGATgtgaaggggggaagagggCATTGCCAGGCTCGTGACAAACAGCGGGGTTTCGCCTTGGTTGTTACGTACGTCTGGTGATACCTGGGgttgtgaagttaggttaggttgggttgtgtGAGGCTAATAACATTCcaaaacatcacaaaaacacccttaaatatccccaaaacataccaaaaacatcccaaaacacccttaaacacccaaaaacaactttaaacaccccaaaacacccttgaacactcaaaacacaccccaaacaccaaaaaacaccccaaaacacatttaaaacacaccaaaactctccaaaaacaccttaaacacccaaactatCCCCAAACTACTGCAAACATCTCAAAAACATCTTGAACCATTCCCAAAAACCCAAAACTACCCAAAtacccttaaaacacccaaaaaacacccaaaaccccacaaaaaaacacaccaaacaccccaaaaaacacccaacaccccaaaactcccCCAAAAGACAACAaactccccaaaacaccccaaacacttcaaacacccttaaaaaaaacatcccaaaacgcGCCTAAGCACACCTTCAGGGACAGAAGCCGATGCATCATGTTCGGGTAGCCTTGCTGGGCGGCCAGGTAGAGCAGAGTGAAGCATTCTGACCTCGCCGCGTCAAAGGAACACACGGCAGTTTCTTCAATGACCCGAACTAAGCAGAGACCAACCTCCTCACGCGATATTATTCTCCAGTCCTTGTCTGTTggcttaggtttggttaggttaggtttagggggtgttagcttaggttaggttaggttagggggtctctctctctctctctctctctctctctctgtgtctatatattcctccctatcctcccccccctctctctctctctctctttcccaccttCAGCAGAGAGAGCGGCGTTCTCCTGCAGCAGGGTGCTGACAGTGCTAGAGTGGCCGGCAAAGGTGGCCAGCCCCAGTGGAGTGCGGCCCAACCGGTCACAAGCATCCACCTGCAGAAGACACggcggtgatggtagtagtggtggtggtggtggtggttgaaacaGTGTATGTGGCTGAACAAACTCCGTCTCAC
Protein-coding sequences here:
- the LOC135098169 gene encoding ankyrin repeat domain-containing protein 23-like codes for the protein MFDQDSRVIQSAFLHAIQHYSQNTAGRRLQLHAFVGIISMADAFKISRLNIERMERVEPILKFYVGPTLLHWAASKGYHDLVVDLLVRGLSVDACDRLGRTPLGLATFAGHSSTVSTLLQENAALSAEDKDWRIISREEVGLCLVRVIEETAVCSFDAARSECFTLLYLAAQQGYPNMMHRLLSLKVSPDVRNNQGETPLFVTSLAMPSSPLHITRHWGQVRSGELEIVQQLPPHTGLPRPASTI